Proteins encoded in a region of the Campylobacter sp. MIT 99-7217 genome:
- a CDS encoding copper chaperone PCu(A)C, which produces MHQLIEIKNAFVLTTAPNQTNSAIFLDLINHSDKELKLIGASTQNAELVELHTHKKEKGQMIMLKLQSILIKPHTTHKFESHGDHIMLLNLKKPISDKDKIDLILRFDDGSNFEIKNISAKSMLH; this is translated from the coding sequence ATGCACCAGTTAATCGAAATCAAAAACGCCTTTGTTCTTACTACCGCACCAAATCAAACAAACTCAGCCATCTTTCTTGATCTTATCAATCATAGCGATAAAGAACTCAAACTTATAGGAGCAAGCACTCAAAATGCCGAACTTGTCGAACTTCACACCCATAAAAAAGAAAAGGGGCAAATGATCATGCTCAAACTTCAATCAATACTTATAAAGCCTCATACCACGCATAAATTTGAATCACATGGCGATCATATCATGCTCTTAAATCTTAAAAAACCTATTAGCGACAAAGATAAAATTGATCTTATCTTACGATTTGACGATGGCTCAAATTTTGAAATTAAAAATATCTCAGCCAAAAGTATGTTGCATTGA
- a CDS encoding murein L,D-transpeptidase family protein codes for MLKKIIFFLALTASFLNASDLARIYLNEGLEAVGRELEKELANKSFWAEEIKDKDVSLGYYDEDSTIVLTNKTDKTFKVYFYNNGKLTQEFEKKDVLTGLMGDKEVEGDLKTPIGFYELGRQFDPRNTYYGPFAFATTYPNLYDQLQNKTGGGIWIHGYPLDGTRIDEYKTRGCVALLNDDLKDFGKLIAGRKAVFAMTEEKDAVRASTDDIASILASLFEWKQSWTINDTKTYLSFYDEKDFRRFDRKKFSEFSAMKERIFAKKERKSIKFSKISISPYPNVKGEKMFRIAFYEDYYAPSYQFRGDKLLYVKLDKNGKMKILAEQ; via the coding sequence ATGCTAAAGAAAATAATATTTTTTCTTGCTTTGACGGCTTCTTTTTTAAACGCTAGTGATTTGGCTAGGATTTATCTTAATGAGGGTTTAGAAGCAGTAGGCAGAGAACTTGAAAAAGAACTTGCAAATAAAAGCTTTTGGGCAGAAGAAATAAAAGATAAAGATGTATCGCTTGGGTATTATGATGAGGATTCTACTATAGTTCTTACAAATAAGACAGATAAAACCTTTAAGGTGTATTTTTATAACAATGGAAAACTTACTCAAGAATTTGAGAAAAAAGATGTTTTAACAGGACTTATGGGCGATAAAGAAGTAGAGGGAGATCTAAAAACTCCTATCGGTTTTTATGAGCTTGGGCGTCAGTTTGATCCTAGAAATACCTACTATGGTCCTTTTGCCTTTGCAACAACTTATCCAAATTTATACGATCAGCTTCAAAACAAAACAGGAGGTGGAATTTGGATACATGGCTACCCTCTTGATGGCACAAGGATAGATGAGTATAAAACTAGGGGTTGTGTTGCCCTGCTTAACGATGATTTAAAAGACTTTGGCAAGCTCATAGCTGGCAGAAAGGCTGTTTTTGCCATGACTGAAGAAAAAGATGCCGTAAGAGCAAGCACAGATGATATCGCTAGCATTTTGGCTTCCTTGTTTGAATGGAAGCAAAGCTGGACGATCAACGATACAAAAACTTATCTTAGCTTTTATGATGAAAAGGATTTTCGCCGTTTTGATAGGAAAAAATTTAGCGAATTTTCAGCCATGAAAGAAAGAATTTTTGCAAAAAAAGAAAGAAAAAGCATTAAATTTTCTAAGATCTCTATCAGCCCATATCCAAATGTTAAGGGCGAAAAAATGTTTCGCATAGCTTTTTATGAGGATTATTATGCTCCAAGCTATCAGTTTAGAGGGGATAAACTTCTTTATGTGAAACTTGATAAAAATGGAAAGATGAAAATTTTAGCTGAACAATAA